DNA from Fundulus heteroclitus isolate FHET01 chromosome 17, MU-UCD_Fhet_4.1, whole genome shotgun sequence:
ATTAAAGAATTGTCATTCTTAAATCTGCTGCTTCTTCGTCAAATTTGTGCTATTTTATTGTGATCATGAGCCACTCAAAATTATTCCAAAGGCTCCACTTTGAAACCCCCACTCTTAACGAAGCAATCACAATTATTTCTTATTAAAATTAGATTTGGCTGTATTTTTGATTCATCTCATGACTAATGCAGAAAGTTCACGGACATCTTTTCCTAttttgctttgctcaaaaaGCACAAATTCAGAATTTCGGACCAAGTTAAAGTAAGGACCCTTTTTAAACATGTGGATAGAGATTTTATTTAAGCAGGAAACTATAATTAACAGCATGAACATAGGGCGGTCAGAGTTCACTGGGCTCCGGCTTTAGGGGGAACCCACTCGTGGATCTTCTTGCGGGTGGTGGGGTACGGCACGTACTGCTGCGAGGTCCCGCTCACGTTGAACTGGTGAACCTCGGCGAGGAACTTCTTGGGCTCTGGAGGATGTGTGGTGGGCGGGTCGTCTGTCATACAGTGCAGCCAGCGATGCCTGAAccaggaggatgaggagagaaGAACCTTTTTGGGTACATTTTCAGCCATGCAACCACATTTAAATTAATCAGTATTTAACTTAAAGCCGGCAAACCTCATCGTTGAtgtaatttggatttttttaagaattttataTACTTCCCACAATTGTTTGCATGtattaaaagtaagtaggaTTATCACACCATTCAGCGGGCACCATGCTGCCATCCACCTCCCACAATGTTCTCTTTCCATTCATCTCTTTGGTGTAGATCACCCAACGATGACGTCCTGAACACAGAAATAAGTTCACAAAATTCGTCAGCAGAAGCCTTTTCTTTAATTGTCCCTTTGAAATGTATGACTTAGAGTAAAGTTAAGACAAGAAACATGTCAGCTTGAACCTAACGCCCAGTTGGATATTTCACACTTTGTCTCATTAAACTTCCTTTAATTTGTCAATATGTGATCATTTCTTCATTTTAGGCTCACAACAAATACCAAAAAAGTTGAGATGCATCAGTTTTGTAAATCTGCGATGAGGTAAAACTACAGAAGTGGTATTGTCAAACAGATGATGCAACCATAAAATTGAAACCCTTGGACAAAGTGTCATAAATGGGTAAATGGAATCTCTCAACTGTTTAAAACAATCCCACCAAAGAGAAATATTGCAGCATTTTACTGTTACCCTTTAATTTCAGAATTGTTCCAATCTTGACCTCAGTGCCATATATAGGATTTGGAAATAAAATCTCACCTAAAAAATTGCAGTATCTAACTTTACTGTGCTGTCCagaactatatatttttttgttactacagttaaagagtatttttttttacttccaaatTGACTCTTTTCTTGGGTTTTTGCCACACTTAAAGCGTAACTTACCCcaaaattcaactttttgtttgcagatgaactgtataaactgggcctaagggcaAAACCTTAATGTTAATgtgcattttttaaacatttttatgagAACtggtttagttctgcaatatctGTCATAAAACTGTCtgagtgctgccctcttagggttgaacggtggctattgcagttttttttttattggtttagaCGGTACATGCTTTCGTCACCATAATTAAAAATCTTCCACCTCGATAGACAGTTCTGTGGCAAAACCAGTACTCCATTTTTCAGAGGTCACTTTCCCTGCTCCTGACCGCCGCAGCAAACAGCACTGCTAAAAACTCGCACCACTCATCCGTGTCTCTTGGGACTGTCCACTTTGAtaccatttttaaaaatgtgtctggGGGCGGGGTTGTGCCTTTACATCGGGGTGAGTTAGACTTTAAGAGTTTCGAGAATAACAAATGTTAAGACCGGACAAAGATaacatgatatttttttaaataaaaagactttGGGTATTAAGGGTTAAAAAGCTACCCAAACCAAGCTCTGaccttctgtaaaaaaaaaaaaaaaaaaaagaattgcccCTTAAATCTAACAGCTGGTAGTGTCTTCGTTGGTGGCAACAACAAAGTCTTTGTGATAACTGTAATAA
Protein-coding regions in this window:
- the ndufa12 gene encoding NADH dehydrogenase [ubiquinone] 1 alpha subcomplex subunit 12 translates to MFLGHFRPNMAEYANLVRRALGQLGGHGGVRGLLLQLVRVNDVKTGTLIGVDKYGNKYYEDKKHYFFGRHRWVIYTKEMNGKRTLWEVDGSMVPAEWHRWLHCMTDDPPTTHPPEPKKFLAEVHQFNVSGTSQQYVPYPTTRKKIHEWVPPKAGAQ